In Rhodamnia argentea isolate NSW1041297 chromosome 11, ASM2092103v1, whole genome shotgun sequence, one genomic interval encodes:
- the LOC115735990 gene encoding inositol-tetrakisphosphate 1-kinase 3-like isoform X2, with product MRLSGAISSEDEEEKEKQANSHICPSSLNVDYKVVVGYALTSKKKKSFLQPKLEGLARNKGILFVAIDLSKPLADQGPFNVVLHKDYQRKHPEVAVVDPPDAIEHLLDRQSMLQDVADLNMHGCYGTVGVPKQLVIREDSQSIPCEVAEAGLSLPLVAKPLVVDGSPKSHELFLAYDRYSLVELGPPLVLQEFVNHGGVLFKVYIIGDSIKVVRRFSLPNISRRELSKVTGVFPFPRVSSAASSAEDADLDPGVAELPPRPLLEKLAKELRHRLGLQLFNIDLIREQANRDMYFVIDINYFPGYGKLPGYEHMFTDFLLSVSKSEGRTGTMGSKFQLYMQY from the exons ATGAGGTTAAGTGGAGCGATCTCGAGCGAAgacgaggaagagaaggagaaacaagCAAATTCACACATCTGTCCGAGTTCACTCAACGTCGATTACAAGGTGGTAGTGGGCTACGCCCTGActtccaagaagaagaagagttttcTGCAACCAAAACTCGAAGGACTTGCAAG AAACAAGGGGATACTGTTTGTTGCCATCGATCTCAGCAAGCCCTTGGCAGACCAAGGCCCATTCAATGTCGTTTTGCACAAG GACTACCAGAGAAAACATCCAGAAGTAGCTGTAGTTGATCCTCCTgatgccattgaacatttacttgATCGCCAATCCATGCTCCAGGATGTTGCAGATCTGAACATGCATGGCTGCTATG GCACAGTGGGAGTTCCAAAGCAATTGGTCATAAGAGAAGATTCTCAATCCATCCCGTGTGAAGTTGCTGAAGCTGGACTAAGTTTGCCACTAG TTGCCAAACCCCTAGTGGTGGATGGGAGCCCCAAGTCCCATGAATTGTTTCTTGCTTATGATCGATACTCCCTTGTAGAGCTTGGGCCTCCCCTGGTTTTGCAAGAGTTTGTTAATCATG GTGGTGTTCTCTTCAAGGTATATATTATTGGCGATTCTATAAAGGTTGTTAGGCGTTTCTCTCTACCAAATATCAGCAGACGGGAACTTTCTAAAGTTACTGGAGTGTTTCCATTCCCAAGGGTTTCCTCCGCTGCGTCTTCAGCAGAAGATGCAGATCTTGACCCCGGTGTTGCTG AACTGCCTCCCAGACCCTTACTGGAGAAGCTTGCAAAAGAGCTCCGCCACCGGCTG GGTCTCCAGCTGTTCAACATAGACTTGATAAGGGAGCAGGCGAATAGAGACATGTATTTCGTCATTGACATCAACTACTTTCCAG GTTACGGTAAATTGCCCGGCTACGAGCACATGTTTACCGATTTTTTATTGAGTGTGAGCAAAAGCGAGGGGAGAACAGGAACTATGGGAAGCAAGTTTCAATTATACATGCAGTATTAG
- the LOC115735990 gene encoding inositol-tetrakisphosphate 1-kinase 3-like isoform X1, with protein MRLSGAISSEDEEEKEKQANSHICPSSLNVDYKVVVGYALTSKKKKSFLQPKLEGLARNKGILFVAIDLSKPLADQGPFNVVLHKISGKEWFEIIEDYQRKHPEVAVVDPPDAIEHLLDRQSMLQDVADLNMHGCYGTVGVPKQLVIREDSQSIPCEVAEAGLSLPLVAKPLVVDGSPKSHELFLAYDRYSLVELGPPLVLQEFVNHGGVLFKVYIIGDSIKVVRRFSLPNISRRELSKVTGVFPFPRVSSAASSAEDADLDPGVAELPPRPLLEKLAKELRHRLGLQLFNIDLIREQANRDMYFVIDINYFPGYGKLPGYEHMFTDFLLSVSKSEGRTGTMGSKFQLYMQY; from the exons ATGAGGTTAAGTGGAGCGATCTCGAGCGAAgacgaggaagagaaggagaaacaagCAAATTCACACATCTGTCCGAGTTCACTCAACGTCGATTACAAGGTGGTAGTGGGCTACGCCCTGActtccaagaagaagaagagttttcTGCAACCAAAACTCGAAGGACTTGCAAG AAACAAGGGGATACTGTTTGTTGCCATCGATCTCAGCAAGCCCTTGGCAGACCAAGGCCCATTCAATGTCGTTTTGCACAAG ATATCAGGAAAGGAATGGTTCGAGATCATTGAG GACTACCAGAGAAAACATCCAGAAGTAGCTGTAGTTGATCCTCCTgatgccattgaacatttacttgATCGCCAATCCATGCTCCAGGATGTTGCAGATCTGAACATGCATGGCTGCTATG GCACAGTGGGAGTTCCAAAGCAATTGGTCATAAGAGAAGATTCTCAATCCATCCCGTGTGAAGTTGCTGAAGCTGGACTAAGTTTGCCACTAG TTGCCAAACCCCTAGTGGTGGATGGGAGCCCCAAGTCCCATGAATTGTTTCTTGCTTATGATCGATACTCCCTTGTAGAGCTTGGGCCTCCCCTGGTTTTGCAAGAGTTTGTTAATCATG GTGGTGTTCTCTTCAAGGTATATATTATTGGCGATTCTATAAAGGTTGTTAGGCGTTTCTCTCTACCAAATATCAGCAGACGGGAACTTTCTAAAGTTACTGGAGTGTTTCCATTCCCAAGGGTTTCCTCCGCTGCGTCTTCAGCAGAAGATGCAGATCTTGACCCCGGTGTTGCTG AACTGCCTCCCAGACCCTTACTGGAGAAGCTTGCAAAAGAGCTCCGCCACCGGCTG GGTCTCCAGCTGTTCAACATAGACTTGATAAGGGAGCAGGCGAATAGAGACATGTATTTCGTCATTGACATCAACTACTTTCCAG GTTACGGTAAATTGCCCGGCTACGAGCACATGTTTACCGATTTTTTATTGAGTGTGAGCAAAAGCGAGGGGAGAACAGGAACTATGGGAAGCAAGTTTCAATTATACATGCAGTATTAG
- the LOC115735990 gene encoding inositol-tetrakisphosphate 1-kinase 3-like isoform X3, whose protein sequence is MLQDVADLNMHGCYGTVGVPKQLVIREDSQSIPCEVAEAGLSLPLVAKPLVVDGSPKSHELFLAYDRYSLVELGPPLVLQEFVNHGGVLFKVYIIGDSIKVVRRFSLPNISRRELSKVTGVFPFPRVSSAASSAEDADLDPGVAELPPRPLLEKLAKELRHRLGLQLFNIDLIREQANRDMYFVIDINYFPGYGKLPGYEHMFTDFLLSVSKSEGRTGTMGSKFQLYMQY, encoded by the exons ATGCTCCAGGATGTTGCAGATCTGAACATGCATGGCTGCTATG GCACAGTGGGAGTTCCAAAGCAATTGGTCATAAGAGAAGATTCTCAATCCATCCCGTGTGAAGTTGCTGAAGCTGGACTAAGTTTGCCACTAG TTGCCAAACCCCTAGTGGTGGATGGGAGCCCCAAGTCCCATGAATTGTTTCTTGCTTATGATCGATACTCCCTTGTAGAGCTTGGGCCTCCCCTGGTTTTGCAAGAGTTTGTTAATCATG GTGGTGTTCTCTTCAAGGTATATATTATTGGCGATTCTATAAAGGTTGTTAGGCGTTTCTCTCTACCAAATATCAGCAGACGGGAACTTTCTAAAGTTACTGGAGTGTTTCCATTCCCAAGGGTTTCCTCCGCTGCGTCTTCAGCAGAAGATGCAGATCTTGACCCCGGTGTTGCTG AACTGCCTCCCAGACCCTTACTGGAGAAGCTTGCAAAAGAGCTCCGCCACCGGCTG GGTCTCCAGCTGTTCAACATAGACTTGATAAGGGAGCAGGCGAATAGAGACATGTATTTCGTCATTGACATCAACTACTTTCCAG GTTACGGTAAATTGCCCGGCTACGAGCACATGTTTACCGATTTTTTATTGAGTGTGAGCAAAAGCGAGGGGAGAACAGGAACTATGGGAAGCAAGTTTCAATTATACATGCAGTATTAG
- the LOC115735914 gene encoding pyruvate kinase isozyme A, chloroplastic-like, which produces MAVAGELTVPRGQISSKIPTFNSKSQIFGVPMISCSRGRKKSSISTGVRAVLQVGVEAAESVSKVGGALGFDVVAEEELREKGFLGMRKTKLVCTIGPACSSLEDLERLALGGMNVVRLNMCHNSREWHWDVIRKIKKLNEEKGFCVSVMIDTEGSQIHVVDHGAPSSVKVEEGSIWLFTTKKFEGSRPFTVQANHSGFSEGIKVGDELVIDGGMASFEVIEKIGNDLKCKCTDSGLFLPCAKFSFWRDGKLVERNYKLPTLSRKDWADIDFGIAEGVDLIAMSFVNDADAVRNLKDYISTKSSKSIRVLAKIESLESLQKLGEIVEASDGIMIARGDLGVEIPLEQIPAVQEEITYVCRQMNKPVIVASQLLESMVEFPTPTRAEVADVSEAVRQYADALMLSGESAIGTHGQKALSVLRMASSRMETWSRQENQQSILRHRKLGASLPDRIAEQICDCAAEMANNLGVDAIFVYTKHGHMASLLSRNRPCSPIFAFTNDKSTRMALNLQWGVIPLFVDLTDDMEANIAKSVDLMKVKGLAREKDAVLVVSDITPTAAPSTSVAFQSIQVKTIS; this is translated from the exons ATGGCAGTCGCAGGGGAATTAACTGTTCCTCGTGGTCAGATCAGTTCAAAGATCCCGACTTTCAATTCCAAGAGCCAGATTTTCGGTGTGCCCATGATTTCTTGCTCTAGAGGGAGAAAGAAGAGTAGTATTTCTACTGGAGTTAGAGCTGTATTGCAAGTGGGAGTGGAAGCAGCTGAGAGTgtgagcaaggttgggggtgcTTTAGGGTTTGATGTGGTGGCAGAGGAAGAGTTGAGAGAGAAGGGGTTTCTGGGGATGAGGAAGACAAAGCTCGTGTGCACTATTGGCCCTGCTTGTTCCTCCTTGGAGGATTTGGAGAGATTGGCATTGGGAGGGATGAATGTGGTGAGGCTCAACATGTGTCACAACTCGAGGGAGTGGCATTGGGATGTGATTAGGAAGATCAAGAAGCTGAATGAAGAAAAGGGATTTTGTGTTTCGGTCATGATTGATACCGAGGGCAGTCAGATTCATGTCGTTGATCATGGTGCTCCTTCCTCTGTCAAAGTAGAG GAAGGATCAATCTGGTTATTTACTACAAAAAAGTTTGAGGGTTCCCGCCCTTTCACTGTCCAAGCAAACCACTCCGGTTTTTCTGAAG GTATCAAGGTTGGTGATGAGCTCGTTATTGATGGAGGCATGGCGAGTTTTGAAGTCATTGAAAAGATTGGGAATGATTTGAAGTGTAAGTGCACGGATTCTGGTTTGTTTCTTCCTTGCGCCAAGTTCAGCTTTTGGAGAGATGGGAAGCTTGTTGAGAGGAATTACAAATTGCCTACTTTGTCAAGAAAG GATTGGGCTGACATAGACTTTGGAATTGCTGAAGGTGTAGACCTCATTGCAATGTCATTTGTTAATGATGCTGATGCAGTCCGCAACCTTAAGGATTACATTTCCACCAAATCATCCAA ATCTATTAGAGTATTGGCAAAGATAGAGAGCCTAGAGTCTCTTCAGAAACTGGGGGAGATTGTCGAAGCTTCCGATGGTATCATGATTGCTCGGGGTGATCTTGGTGTGGAAATCCCACTGGAGCAGATTCCGGCAGTGCAAGAGGAAATAACTTACGTCTGCAGGCAAATGAATAAGCCTGTGATTGTAGCTTCACAACTTCTTGAGTCCATGGTCGAATTTCCTACTCCCACCCGTGCCGAG GTTGCAGATGTGTCTGAAGCTGTTAGACAGTATGCCGATGCTTTGATGTTATCTGGTGAATCTGCGATAGGAACACATGGACAGAAAGCTCTGTCTGTCTTGCGAATGGCAAGCAGTCGGATGGAAACATGGAGCCGGCAGGAGAACCAACAGAGCATCCTCCGTCATCGCAAACTAGGAGCGTCATTGCCTGACCGTATTGCTGAGCAAATCTGTGATTGTGCTGCTGAAATGG CTAACAACCTCGGGGTCGATGCCATTTTTGTGTACACAAAGCATGGACACATGGCATCTCTTCTTTCACGGAATCGCCCGTGCTCTCCCATATTTGCGTTCACGAACGACAAAAGCACCAGGATGGCTCTCAATTTGCAGTGGGGAGTTATTCCCCTCTTTGTCGACTTGACAGACGACATGGAAGCCAACATCGCGAAGTCGGTTGATCTGATGAAGGTAAAAGGGTTGGCGAGGGAGAAAGACGCTGTACTGGTGGTCTCGGACATCACTCCCACCGCCGCACCCTCTACCTCCGTAGCTTTCCAGTCAATCCAGGTGAAGACCATTTCTTAA